The following is a genomic window from Candidatus Cloacimonadota bacterium.
ACGAATCAGAATTGCTCAGTATGATGCTCTAAAAAAAGTGAATCAAGAATTAATTAATCTTTATCAAGATATTGGTAAAATGATTATTACACGCCAGAAAGAAAATAATTGGGGAAAAGCAATTGTAGAAACTTTGGCAAAAGACTTACAGAATGAATTCCCTGGAATCAGAGGATTTTCTGCCAGAAATTTGTGGTTAATGAGAACTTTTTATACTGAATATAAGAATATTACAAAACTGCAACCACTGGTTGCAGAAAT
Proteins encoded in this region:
- a CDS encoding DUF1016 N-terminal domain-containing protein, with protein sequence MKDVSKSQSYNDFLITIKERIRIAQYDALKKVNQELINLYQDIGKMIITRQKENNWGKAIVETLAKDLQNEFPGIRGFSARNLWLMRTFYTEYKNITKLQPLVAE